The Aquiluna sp. KACHI24 genome contains a region encoding:
- the dnaN gene encoding DNA polymerase III subunit beta: MKFQADREVLSDAISFVVRMLSPKPQLPQLSGVMISAKDNAVVLSVFDYEVSAKVEISAAVDQPGSVLVQARLLAEIVSKLPGDTVSFNLSESRLGLSSGSSKFTLSAMSTTDYPDVPAMPTASGKVSAADFAHSVAQVAIAASKEEVTPVLTAVMISATAKDLTLVATDRFRVAVKSLPWQGAATEKEVLIPARVLQEIAKTFSHQGDLEIAFSANERDLVGFSAGSKSVSTATIKGKYPAVLQLFPAQSEHFAVLKTSDVADATKRVALVVDREKPLRYKFTESELSLESIGSDVAEASEQVPASLSGEETTVSLRPQFLSDALSGVDSQNVKIAFTQNPSNPNKPGPVLITAANSDNNYKYLLQPNLLVS; encoded by the coding sequence ATGAAATTTCAAGCTGATCGAGAAGTTCTCTCAGACGCAATCTCATTTGTGGTTCGAATGCTCTCCCCAAAACCACAACTTCCCCAGCTTTCTGGTGTGATGATCTCAGCCAAGGACAATGCGGTTGTTCTATCCGTATTTGATTACGAAGTTTCCGCGAAGGTGGAAATCTCTGCCGCTGTCGATCAACCGGGCAGCGTTCTTGTCCAAGCCAGACTTCTCGCTGAGATTGTTTCCAAACTTCCTGGAGACACCGTGTCTTTCAACCTAAGTGAATCAAGACTTGGTTTGAGCTCCGGTAGTAGCAAATTCACCCTTTCTGCCATGTCAACTACCGACTACCCAGACGTACCAGCAATGCCAACAGCATCAGGCAAGGTTTCGGCCGCAGACTTCGCCCACTCTGTCGCCCAAGTAGCAATTGCGGCGTCAAAAGAAGAAGTAACACCAGTACTTACGGCTGTGATGATTAGTGCAACTGCGAAGGATCTCACTCTGGTCGCCACTGACCGCTTCCGTGTTGCCGTCAAATCGCTGCCATGGCAGGGTGCTGCAACCGAAAAAGAAGTTCTAATCCCAGCACGAGTTCTCCAGGAAATAGCGAAAACCTTTTCCCACCAGGGAGATCTGGAAATCGCTTTTTCCGCAAACGAACGCGATCTGGTTGGTTTTAGCGCGGGCTCGAAGAGTGTGTCAACTGCAACGATAAAGGGCAAATACCCTGCAGTGCTTCAACTTTTCCCTGCCCAATCAGAACACTTCGCAGTTTTGAAGACTTCGGACGTGGCCGACGCCACAAAGCGAGTAGCCCTAGTTGTAGATCGCGAAAAGCCGCTTCGATACAAGTTCACAGAATCTGAGTTAAGCCTCGAATCGATAGGTTCTGATGTTGCGGAGGCCTCAGAGCAGGTTCCAGCATCACTGAGCGGAGAAGAGACCACCGTTTCGCTTAGACCTCAATTCTTGTCTGATGCCCTTTCTGGAGTTGACTCCCAGAACGTAAAAATCGCGTTCACCCAAAACCCATCCAATCCAAACAAACCAGGACCGGTTTTGATCACGGCTGCAAACTCCGACAACAACTACAAATACCTGCTACAACCAAACCTCCTAGTTTCCTAG
- the dnaA gene encoding chromosomal replication initiator protein DnaA has protein sequence MADAALVTAWDRLVSRVALDELVTPHLKGHLDLAVPKGVLDDTLYLEVPNETTRVMLQQRLREQILGALDELAEFGGPTSFIAITNEQLQVSVKTEVAYEPRVIEYERDPATGPVPSAVASGLNPKYSFENFVTGGSNRFAHAAAFAVAEAPAEAYNPLFIYGSSGLGKTHLLHAIGHYAMHLKPKTKVRYVSSEEFTNDFINSIQNNRTAEFQAHYRDVDILLVDDIQFLQGKDQTQEAFFHIFNALHDHYKQVVITSDLRPKQLAGFEERMLSRFEWGLITDIQAPEFETRVAILRKKAAQEKISIPDNVIEYMATRISSNIRELEGTLIRVTAFANLNRQPIDMDLIQLVLKDSYSASDGTQISPMSIITATARYYKLSPEEITGSGRQQAVALARQIAMHICRELTNLSLPKIGTHFGGRDHTTVMYATKKVSELMRERRYIYNQVSEIIEKIKEETK, from the coding sequence GTGGCCGACGCAGCGCTAGTAACCGCCTGGGACAGGCTGGTTTCTCGAGTGGCGCTGGATGAGCTGGTAACCCCTCACCTCAAAGGTCACTTGGATCTGGCGGTTCCGAAAGGTGTGCTCGACGACACGCTTTATTTAGAGGTCCCCAACGAGACCACACGGGTCATGCTGCAACAGCGCCTTCGCGAGCAGATCCTGGGTGCATTAGATGAATTAGCTGAATTTGGTGGCCCGACAAGTTTCATCGCCATAACGAACGAGCAGCTGCAGGTGTCGGTCAAAACCGAGGTGGCCTATGAGCCAAGGGTTATCGAGTACGAGCGGGATCCCGCTACCGGACCAGTGCCGAGTGCGGTGGCGTCGGGGCTGAATCCAAAGTACTCATTTGAGAATTTCGTGACCGGTGGCTCCAACCGTTTTGCTCATGCTGCTGCATTCGCGGTTGCAGAAGCGCCGGCCGAGGCATACAACCCGCTCTTCATTTACGGATCTTCCGGACTTGGTAAAACACACCTTCTTCACGCAATTGGCCACTACGCCATGCACCTAAAGCCAAAAACAAAAGTTCGATACGTATCTTCGGAAGAGTTCACTAACGACTTCATTAACTCGATTCAGAACAACAGGACAGCTGAGTTCCAGGCCCACTACAGAGATGTAGACATTTTGCTTGTGGACGACATTCAGTTTCTTCAGGGAAAAGATCAAACCCAGGAAGCCTTTTTTCACATTTTTAATGCACTCCATGATCACTACAAGCAGGTTGTGATTACGTCGGACCTGAGACCAAAGCAACTTGCCGGTTTTGAAGAGCGCATGCTCTCCAGGTTTGAGTGGGGTCTAATTACAGATATTCAAGCTCCAGAATTTGAGACACGAGTCGCCATTCTGCGAAAGAAAGCCGCTCAAGAAAAAATTTCAATCCCAGACAATGTCATCGAGTACATGGCAACGAGGATTTCGTCCAATATTCGCGAGCTTGAGGGAACCCTCATCCGCGTGACAGCCTTCGCTAACCTAAACCGCCAACCAATAGACATGGATCTAATCCAGCTGGTCCTAAAGGACAGCTACTCGGCATCAGACGGGACTCAGATCTCGCCAATGTCCATCATCACTGCAACTGCCAGGTACTACAAGCTCAGCCCGGAGGAAATCACTGGTTCTGGAAGACAGCAAGCGGTCGCCTTGGCAAGACAAATTGCAATGCATATTTGTCGTGAACTAACAAATCTTTCGCTACCAAAAATTGGCACTCATTTTGGTGGTCGCGATCACACCACAGTTATGTACGCCACCAAAAAAGTAAGCGAACTGATGAGGGAGCGTCGCTACATCTATAACCAGGTGTCTGAAATTATCGAAAAGATCAAAGAAGAAACTAAATAG